A DNA window from Bombus pascuorum unplaced genomic scaffold, iyBomPasc1.1, whole genome shotgun sequence contains the following coding sequences:
- the LOC132915995 gene encoding uncharacterized protein LOC132915995, translated as MAPNLEERTKQLILKREAFRKELEVARAILDSYEEGGPIHTIQRTLKELEIEFASFKKNQCDLDDREEGPTQQDRVNLQRTFYTIFGDASAIIDTATKQSEPTIRVPTSNISSPEPIELPKIQLPTFSGAYEDWPGFANQFRNTVHDNPRIDDCKRLTYLRSCLTGAAALTIPSLNNVATNYSAAWAILEKRYNRPEKIVQRHLQEIFNTGLASRTAHLDLQSYATKLEWHYKALESLGHLTADSVLLYLCTFRLDRDTDLIWKDKTQHTPFPTFTEFLNFLNDRSLLSEPSRTTRQPRGQAFVTSRSSSICPMCSGPHKIWTCRTFRTKTIEERIRAAEEISACTNCLTTGHTLPQCSAGSCRICGQRHHTLLHRSDAQTTDRTNSSNEEPATTPPGKGRSPSKHPTSTSPNQSYPSPVSDIQQQITQ; from the coding sequence ATGGCGCCCAATCTAGAAGAGCGCACAAAACAGTTGATATTAAAACGAGAGGCGTTCAGAAAAGAATTAGAGGTAGCTCGCGCAATACTCGACAGTTATGAGGAAGGGGGCCCTATCCACACCATCCAACGTACTTTGAAAGAGTTAGAGATAGAATTCGCATCATTCAAAAAGAATCAGTGTGACCTAGACGATAGGGAAGAAGGCCCGACACAGCAAGATCGCGTGAATTTACAACGGACATTCTATACTATCTTCGGGGACGCGTCGGCCATCATTGACACCGCAACGAAACAATCAGAGCCGACGATCCGAGTTCCGACTTCGAACATTTCCTCTCCGGAACCCATCGAGTTGCCAAAAATTCAGTTACCCACGTTTTCGGGTGCTTACGAGGACTGGCCAGGTTTCGCGAATCAATTTCGTAACACGGTTCACGACAACCCACGAATCGACGACTGCAAACGTTTGACATATCTTCGATCCTGCTTAACGGGCGCCGCGGCGCTAACCATACCATCTTTGAATAACGTAGCAACCAATTATTCCGCCGCGTGGGCAATACTAGAGAAAAGGTATAACAGGCCAGAGAAGATCGTGCAGAGACACCTGCAAGAGATATTCAACACAGGCCTCGCATCGCGCACAGCACACCTAGACCTGCAATCCTACGCGACCAAACTAGAATGGCATTACAAGGCATTAGAGTCGCTCGGACATTTGACGGCAGACTCCGTGCTATTATATCTATGCACCTTTAGATTAGACCGGGATACCGATCTCATCTGGAAGGATAAAACACAACACACACCGTTCCCCACATTCACGGAATTCCTCAATTTCTTGAACGATCGGAGTCTACTCAGCGAACCCTCAAGGACGACGCGCCAGCCACGCGGGCAGGCGTTTGTCACATCACGATCGTCATCAATTTGTCCAATGTGTAGCGGACCGCACAAGATCTGGACTTGTAGAACCTTTAGAACGAAAACCATCGAAGAGCGCATCAGGGCCGCCGAAGAAATATCGGCATGCACCAACTGTCTGACGACAGGACATACACTCCCACAGTGTTCCGCCGGGTCCTGTCGCATTTGCGGACAACGTCATCACACCCTTCTTCATAGATCCGATGCTCAGACTACGGATCGAACCAATTCCAGCAACGAAGAGCCCGCAACGACACCCCCAGGCAAAGGCAGAAGTCCTTCGAAACACCCAACTAGTACATCACCGAATCAATCGTACCCTAGTCCAGTATCCGATATCCAACAACAAATCACACAATGA